A single window of Rubripirellula lacrimiformis DNA harbors:
- a CDS encoding WecB/TagA/CpsF family glycosyltransferase yields the protein MSITPDQSSALSSSPAPVVYVPPTHAAGNPSVSPDRIAAPVPPVVAPAAPAAKQIPPRTRKCSNVWGVPFDHVTLDQSIDAVDALIQQGTPSYVITANLNYAMLNHHDPASMGPVTRDAALILADGQPIVWRSRWNQEQLPERVAGSEMIYRLAKRSAEQGWGIYFLGGEPGVAATCADQLARQYPGLRIAGIESPPFRQLTDQEQADQDARIQNSGAQILLVAFGQPKGEKWIHQNYQRLGIPVSIQLGASFDFIAGTATRAPEIWQRFGMEWAYRMMTDPKRLVPRYAANAWFLIAALVEDWRQLVIRWGMWTPQT from the coding sequence ATGTCCATCACACCTGATCAGTCCTCCGCGTTGTCCTCCAGCCCCGCGCCGGTCGTCTACGTTCCCCCCACCCATGCGGCCGGCAACCCAAGCGTTTCGCCTGACCGAATCGCGGCGCCAGTTCCACCGGTCGTGGCCCCCGCCGCACCCGCCGCAAAACAGATCCCACCTCGCACACGAAAATGTTCCAACGTTTGGGGTGTCCCCTTTGATCACGTCACATTGGACCAGTCGATCGATGCCGTTGATGCCTTGATTCAACAGGGCACGCCCAGCTATGTGATCACTGCCAATCTGAACTACGCCATGTTGAACCATCACGACCCAGCTTCGATGGGTCCGGTGACACGCGATGCAGCATTGATCCTGGCCGACGGGCAACCCATCGTGTGGCGAAGCCGTTGGAATCAAGAACAGCTTCCCGAGCGAGTCGCCGGCAGCGAAATGATCTATCGATTGGCCAAGCGATCGGCTGAACAGGGTTGGGGAATCTATTTCCTTGGCGGCGAGCCCGGTGTCGCGGCAACCTGTGCTGACCAGCTAGCCCGCCAATACCCTGGACTTCGGATCGCGGGGATCGAATCGCCCCCATTCCGCCAACTGACCGATCAAGAACAAGCCGACCAGGATGCTCGCATCCAGAACTCGGGAGCCCAAATTTTGCTTGTCGCCTTCGGACAACCGAAGGGCGAAAAGTGGATTCACCAAAACTATCAACGTTTGGGGATCCCCGTCAGCATCCAGTTGGGTGCGTCTTTCGACTTCATCGCGGGCACCGCAACCCGCGCCCCAGAGATCTGGCAGCGTTTCGGAATGGAATGGGCCTACCGCATGATGACAGATCCCAAGCGACTGGTGCCCCGTTACGCCGCCAACGCTTGGTTCCTAATCGCTGCCCTGGTCGAAGACTGGCGACAACTGGTCATTCGCTGGGGAATGTGGACGCCACAAACCTAA